A genomic segment from Polyangium mundeleinium encodes:
- a CDS encoding PAS domain S-box protein: MPSRLTASILGRSSPARISLEAELRAAGFALLSNEAPADIGEPSLRVVLDLEDDDPSVALDACRAARAREGTAALAAATERDVDAHLRALVDAGADELFVLPHDTPRLGPRLAAIHRRIQTTERILDEKRDVERRHEHLYEHAPIILHSIDAEGRLVSVSDGWLDALGYDRAEVLGRRSVDFMTEASRAHALARIPELFRRGVGRNSRYEFVRKDGSLLEVVMTVLVERDAAGKLLRTFAVSTDLSEIREVERALAQANDELHTLLAAFPDNIFRVTEDGTVLEAHFGRLQRRRSVESLPALVGKNLAEILQPLRAPEVLDAITKVRGTTDIASLDYETRGIDGAPMFREIRIAALPRGEALILSRDVTDLRHSEALLRENEARLRALLDHAPVVLWAVERDGTITFAEGKGLAHLGFRPGELVGTSVFNLPSDPGGLQQVDEPLAGRTYKGEIPVGGVWFEHASWPLRDPSGEVIGAIGVSTDITERRRVERALHESERLAQAVFENAPVGIQIFGPDGLSMRMNEAHRRQLGLASTTFGVGQFNALTDPLHVETGMDVCFARAYAGEIVEMHGQDVNLDVYGSAWSSSRARLVFDTILFPLRDGDETRAVVAFCRDVTERRHAEARLLLADRLASLGTMAAGVAHEINNPLSFVLANLEFVAGALRALPPDAATYEAATQALDEALEGARRMRAIVRDMGTFSRADGEPAERGPIDVHGVLDKAIRMTHHALRHRTRVTRAYGDVPAVLGNEPRLGQVFVNLLANAAQAMPDRPESENEIRLITRSLDRRVVIEIVDNGVGIPLELVSRIFDPFFTTKPVGEGMGLGLSVCHSIVTALGGELSVESTPGTGSTFRVILQAAEPATHPREGLRPAGRGDRPRVLFVDDEPYVCAAVRRVLGRDMDLVCASGSEEALELVRGGERFDVVLCDLMMPGTSGVALYTSLLALDPALDRRVGFLTGGACTDEVRSFVGDVGDRLLYKPFESEAFRALVFALASGSMPPRKVG; this comes from the coding sequence TTGCCCAGCCGCCTCACCGCCTCGATCCTCGGACGGAGCTCTCCCGCGCGCATCTCGCTCGAAGCCGAGCTCCGCGCCGCCGGTTTCGCTCTGCTCTCGAACGAGGCCCCCGCAGACATCGGCGAGCCGTCCCTCCGCGTCGTCCTCGATCTCGAAGACGACGATCCCTCCGTCGCCCTCGACGCTTGCCGCGCGGCGCGCGCGCGTGAAGGCACCGCTGCCCTCGCAGCGGCGACCGAACGTGACGTGGACGCGCACCTCCGCGCGCTCGTCGATGCGGGCGCCGACGAGCTCTTCGTCCTGCCGCACGACACGCCGCGCCTCGGCCCACGCCTCGCCGCGATCCACCGCCGCATCCAGACGACCGAACGCATCCTCGACGAGAAACGCGACGTCGAGCGACGGCACGAGCACCTCTACGAGCACGCGCCCATCATCCTGCACTCGATCGACGCCGAAGGCCGCCTCGTCAGCGTCAGCGACGGCTGGCTCGACGCGCTCGGCTACGATCGCGCCGAGGTCCTCGGCCGCCGCTCCGTCGACTTCATGACCGAGGCCTCCCGCGCGCATGCCCTCGCGCGGATCCCCGAGCTCTTCCGGCGCGGCGTCGGCCGCAACAGCCGGTACGAGTTCGTGCGCAAGGACGGCAGCCTCCTCGAGGTCGTGATGACCGTGCTCGTCGAGCGCGACGCCGCGGGCAAGCTCCTCCGCACGTTCGCGGTCTCGACCGACCTCAGTGAGATCCGCGAGGTCGAGCGGGCCCTCGCGCAGGCGAACGACGAACTGCACACCCTGCTCGCCGCGTTCCCCGACAACATCTTCCGCGTCACCGAGGACGGCACCGTCCTCGAAGCCCATTTCGGCAGGCTCCAGCGTCGGCGCAGCGTCGAGTCGCTCCCTGCGCTCGTCGGCAAGAACCTCGCCGAGATCCTGCAGCCGCTGCGGGCGCCGGAGGTCCTCGACGCCATCACGAAGGTCCGCGGGACGACCGACATCGCCTCCCTCGACTACGAGACACGGGGAATCGACGGCGCCCCCATGTTTCGTGAAATCCGCATCGCCGCCCTGCCCCGCGGCGAGGCGCTGATCCTGAGCCGCGACGTGACGGATCTGCGCCACTCCGAGGCGCTCCTCCGCGAAAACGAGGCACGCCTCCGCGCCCTGCTCGACCACGCCCCCGTGGTCCTGTGGGCGGTCGAGCGCGACGGCACCATCACGTTCGCCGAGGGCAAAGGCCTCGCGCACCTGGGCTTCCGGCCGGGTGAGCTCGTCGGCACCTCCGTCTTCAATCTTCCCAGCGACCCTGGGGGTTTGCAGCAGGTGGACGAGCCGCTCGCGGGCCGGACCTACAAGGGCGAGATCCCGGTGGGCGGTGTCTGGTTCGAACACGCCTCCTGGCCCCTCCGCGACCCCTCGGGGGAGGTCATCGGTGCGATCGGCGTCTCCACCGACATCACCGAGCGGCGCCGCGTCGAGCGCGCGCTGCACGAGAGCGAGCGGCTCGCACAGGCCGTCTTCGAAAACGCGCCCGTGGGCATCCAGATCTTCGGCCCCGACGGCCTCTCCATGCGGATGAACGAGGCGCACCGCAGGCAGCTCGGCCTCGCCAGCACGACCTTCGGCGTCGGCCAGTTCAACGCGCTCACCGATCCCCTTCACGTCGAGACCGGCATGGATGTGTGCTTCGCGCGCGCCTACGCGGGCGAGATCGTCGAGATGCACGGGCAGGACGTGAACCTCGATGTCTACGGCAGCGCCTGGAGCAGCTCTCGCGCGCGCCTCGTCTTCGACACCATCCTCTTCCCCCTCCGCGACGGCGACGAGACGCGCGCCGTCGTCGCCTTCTGCCGCGACGTCACCGAGCGCAGGCACGCCGAGGCGCGCCTGCTCCTCGCCGATCGCCTCGCCTCCCTCGGCACGATGGCGGCTGGCGTCGCCCACGAGATCAATAACCCCCTCTCGTTCGTCCTCGCGAACCTGGAGTTCGTCGCGGGCGCCCTGCGCGCGCTCCCTCCCGACGCCGCCACGTACGAGGCCGCCACGCAGGCCCTCGACGAGGCCCTCGAAGGCGCGCGCCGCATGCGCGCCATCGTGCGCGACATGGGCACCTTCTCCCGCGCCGACGGCGAGCCCGCCGAACGCGGACCCATCGACGTGCACGGCGTCCTCGACAAGGCCATCCGCATGACCCACCACGCCCTGCGCCACCGCACCCGCGTCACGCGCGCGTACGGCGACGTGCCCGCGGTCCTCGGCAACGAACCGCGGCTCGGCCAGGTCTTCGTCAACCTCCTCGCCAACGCTGCGCAGGCCATGCCCGATCGCCCCGAGTCGGAGAACGAGATCCGCCTCATCACCCGATCGCTCGACCGCCGCGTCGTCATCGAGATCGTGGACAACGGCGTCGGCATCCCGCTCGAGCTCGTCTCGCGCATCTTCGATCCGTTCTTCACGACGAAGCCCGTCGGCGAGGGCATGGGCCTCGGCCTCTCGGTTTGTCATAGCATCGTCACCGCCCTCGGCGGCGAGCTCTCCGTCGAGAGCACGCCCGGCACAGGCTCGACCTTCCGCGTGATCCTCCAGGCCGCCGAGCCTGCGACGCACCCGCGTGAAGGCCTCCGCCCCGCGGGGCGCGGCGACCGCCCCCGTGTCCTCTTCGTCGACGACGAACCGTACGTCTGCGCCGCCGTCCGCCGTGTGCTCGGCCGCGACATGGATCTCGTCTGCGCCTCCGGCTCCGAGGAGGCGCTCGAGCTCGTCCGCGGCGGCGAGCGCTTCGACGTCGTCCTCTGCGACCTCATGATGCCGGGCACGAGCGGCGTCGCGCTCTACACCTCCCTGCTCGCGCTTGATCCCGCGCTCGATCGGCGCGTCGGCTTCTTGACGGGAGGCGCCTGCACGGACGAGGTCCGCTCGTTCGTCGGTGACGTCGGCGATCGGCTCCTCTACAAACCGTTCGAGTCCGAAGCATTTCGCGCGCTCGTCTTCGCGCTCGCCTCGGGGAGCATGCCCCCGAGGAAGGTGGGCTAG
- a CDS encoding phosphotransferase family protein has protein sequence MDAEQIVLDRLSALGMDVRRARVHSLRSSRNRPISCYALVCVDGDTGARTRKILLGKGYRREDGARIFAFMQALWQSGFGADPWLTIPEPVAYVPEISLLLQGRAPGKALFHEIDRATPSLDHVREAARWLAKMHATPVAAPLVPLAQDAREALRHAHALRTGFPRFAPRIDRIAERVVSSLHSLGASPRTLCHGDFQPKNIHVSRGRVTVIDFDHARLSHPARDVGHFIGQCMTMSYARTGSFEAITPFRTTFVDTYASLGHAEGLSSLSTFVPRAFLEILHYRLLVRPVPDPSFVPAWLDECERMQDQSGDAP, from the coding sequence ATGGATGCGGAGCAAATCGTGCTCGACAGGCTGTCGGCGCTCGGCATGGACGTGCGACGGGCACGCGTTCATTCGCTCCGATCGTCCCGGAATCGCCCGATTTCCTGCTACGCGCTCGTCTGCGTCGACGGGGACACGGGCGCGCGCACGCGAAAAATCCTCCTCGGCAAAGGGTATCGACGCGAGGACGGCGCCCGGATCTTCGCCTTCATGCAGGCGCTCTGGCAAAGCGGATTCGGCGCCGATCCGTGGCTCACCATCCCCGAGCCCGTGGCGTACGTGCCTGAAATCAGCCTCCTCCTCCAGGGACGCGCGCCGGGCAAGGCCCTCTTCCACGAGATCGACCGCGCGACTCCGTCCCTCGATCACGTGCGCGAGGCGGCGCGCTGGCTCGCGAAAATGCACGCGACCCCCGTGGCCGCGCCGCTCGTCCCTCTCGCGCAAGACGCCCGGGAGGCGCTCCGGCACGCGCACGCCCTGCGCACGGGGTTTCCGCGCTTCGCCCCTCGGATCGACCGCATCGCGGAGCGTGTCGTCTCCTCGTTGCATTCGCTCGGCGCCTCTCCGCGCACCCTTTGCCACGGGGATTTCCAGCCCAAGAACATCCACGTCTCCCGCGGCCGGGTCACGGTCATCGACTTCGACCACGCTCGCCTCTCGCACCCCGCGCGCGACGTCGGCCATTTCATCGGCCAGTGCATGACGATGTCGTACGCCCGCACGGGCTCGTTCGAGGCAATCACGCCCTTTCGGACCACGTTCGTCGACACGTATGCAAGCCTCGGCCATGCGGAGGGCCTCTCGTCGCTCTCGACCTTTGTGCCCCGCGCGTTCCTGGAGATCCTGCATTACCGCCTCCTCGTGCGCCCCGTCCCGGACCCGTCGTTCGTGCCTGCATGGCTCGACGAATGCGAGCGGATGCAGGATCAAAGCGGGGATGCACCGTGA
- a CDS encoding lysylphosphatidylglycerol synthase domain-containing protein, translated as MAEAPPRPEGEPPRSLVRAVLPFVVSIALVVFVLARLDLRAFQQHLARVSAPSFVAFAAVFVISLCAADSLATVLVYRKSVAPIPFRDFFILRGASYLPSLLNHHVGQAFLTVALSRIHGVPLARVAGATLLVYASWMGSILGLSCIAILLGDKPLVWLAIPLGAGLLYLALLAIRPTRLASIRVLAPLFEAGVRGHLWALVARLPHLVVLFLGTWIPFWFFGVKIPPASAFAFIPILMVAVTLPLTPQGFGTRDVLAATLFESFASFPTKGERLAAIAASTTAWGVTITLVEIVFALFMLRLHQKRATLPELPVTR; from the coding sequence ATGGCCGAAGCGCCTCCCCGCCCCGAAGGCGAGCCCCCGCGATCCCTCGTGCGCGCCGTCCTGCCGTTCGTCGTCTCGATCGCCCTCGTCGTGTTCGTCCTCGCCCGCCTCGATCTCCGGGCGTTCCAGCAGCACCTCGCGCGTGTCTCGGCGCCTTCGTTTGTCGCGTTCGCCGCTGTCTTCGTGATCTCGCTTTGCGCTGCCGACAGCCTGGCGACCGTGCTCGTCTATCGCAAATCCGTCGCGCCCATTCCATTTCGTGATTTTTTCATCCTCCGCGGCGCCTCGTACCTGCCTTCCCTCCTGAACCACCACGTCGGCCAGGCCTTCCTCACCGTCGCCCTCTCCCGGATTCACGGCGTCCCCCTCGCGCGCGTCGCCGGCGCCACGCTGCTCGTATATGCGTCCTGGATGGGCTCGATCCTCGGCCTCTCGTGTATCGCCATCCTGCTCGGGGACAAACCTCTCGTTTGGCTCGCCATCCCCCTCGGCGCGGGCCTCCTCTACCTCGCCCTCCTCGCGATCCGCCCGACGAGGCTCGCCTCCATTCGTGTCCTCGCGCCCCTCTTCGAGGCGGGCGTGCGTGGGCACCTGTGGGCCCTCGTCGCGCGCCTGCCGCACCTCGTCGTGCTTTTCCTCGGCACGTGGATTCCCTTCTGGTTTTTTGGCGTGAAGATCCCCCCCGCGAGTGCGTTTGCCTTCATTCCCATCCTGATGGTCGCCGTCACCTTGCCCCTCACGCCACAGGGGTTTGGAACGCGGGACGTCCTCGCGGCAACGTTGTTCGAGTCCTTCGCCTCCTTCCCGACGAAGGGCGAGCGCCTCGCGGCCATCGCGGCGTCGACCACCGCGTGGGGCGTGACCATCACGCTCGTCGAGATCGTCTTTGCGCTCTTCATGCTCCGATTGCATCAGAAACGCGCGACTCTCCCTGAACTCCCCGTGACGCGCTGA
- a CDS encoding DUF4132 domain-containing protein: MIHPAHDPDPEAVYLVRFRSLVSAVRVVEVRAEAWPARRVVEQHEGSFAEDVLLLRIEPRQEVPFPLRLHGERPEDDSHHERVRRASRVFLRATALVEARPRRAEQTFQALEALFEEIGPDAAASMWLEAARTFLALGDEEHASRALRRLARLARRAPVSAALLVAVVTSPRHGTILPGEIVDVAAEHAGSDAGLSLRLDVLRRLLEAGRDVPPGTMAALTNAAQASEDPAAAASRIDAAFLGCFGLVGTWAPAGEASLVRARLQALWAHSHASGDHGFRVRNDLAAALRTTRGALDAARLAALLDLLVPASPSDDTSLLLDVTRSLLGALARENDPSAEDICVRALLHLADVAPTNLFVHANEIGPALADAFDNPPSRPLLAALLADLDAASRHVDPSRVLSEALDRGAGARLAPAETDPPPRSGSRTRRVRSLARWLPTPLVTATLAALAASAEDAASAAVAAAPALAFVWALRLLGLAQDERTSPDLAEDTLSLAEALAQRLDPRLVTPSAVAAADPTLHLAHPDPAALLRGVAVARTSLADPGALRPERWPAPTLPGLSDPRDARFVLLAWSLSTLDAREAGTHHLTFARIADATPLARAGAGRLSPSPLALRGVSSSLARLTTTNLLRVPTADEPSLRDVVLLCAPRDLAEAFARDVGVSPRLLVEAPAPVPTHVDPTPPLVPRDLPFPDLDPARPLTALFPRRTSRNPALVPARDPALPRSPVIAGHIVSVGPRGELAVTPEGASSPLRRVPSAVRKDERYRALVRGRRAERARRHEAARLLEDRMISATPLRADELAWLLDDPLHASLLSHLVITTRPRDPGPPRDLALLWSWERARGLGVVPLDYDARWIGWTDVEIVHPARLPDAAAWRALLDELSLKQALPQLFRDLRGVPDDELDSTESNVLARRLVDAAALRRALTDEGFCTGPGLATRTFVHQPSDQNVTAWFDAGRPPWPRDAAYSGAFGFCDPNGVALAFSSVPRPLVCEARASIDRALARAAPRAR, encoded by the coding sequence GTGATCCATCCGGCGCACGATCCCGATCCGGAGGCCGTTTACCTCGTGCGCTTCCGCTCCCTCGTCTCGGCCGTGCGTGTCGTCGAGGTTCGCGCGGAGGCCTGGCCGGCGCGCCGCGTCGTCGAGCAGCACGAAGGTTCCTTCGCCGAGGATGTCCTTCTCCTGCGGATCGAGCCTCGCCAGGAAGTCCCCTTCCCGCTTCGCCTTCACGGCGAGCGCCCCGAGGACGATTCCCATCACGAACGCGTGCGCCGCGCGAGCCGGGTGTTCCTCCGCGCCACCGCGCTCGTCGAGGCGCGCCCTCGCCGCGCGGAGCAGACGTTCCAGGCGCTCGAAGCGCTCTTCGAGGAGATCGGCCCCGATGCCGCGGCCTCGATGTGGCTCGAAGCCGCGCGGACCTTCCTCGCGCTCGGCGACGAGGAACACGCGTCGCGCGCGCTCCGCCGCCTCGCTCGACTTGCGCGACGCGCGCCCGTCTCCGCGGCGCTCCTCGTCGCTGTGGTGACCTCGCCACGCCACGGAACGATCCTGCCCGGCGAGATCGTGGACGTCGCGGCCGAACACGCAGGGTCCGACGCGGGCTTGTCGCTGCGCCTCGACGTCTTGCGGCGTCTGCTCGAAGCCGGCCGCGACGTACCTCCGGGAACGATGGCGGCCCTGACGAACGCGGCGCAGGCCTCGGAGGATCCCGCCGCGGCCGCGTCCCGGATCGACGCGGCCTTCCTCGGTTGTTTTGGCCTCGTAGGCACGTGGGCACCCGCGGGCGAGGCCTCGCTCGTACGCGCGCGACTCCAGGCGCTCTGGGCACACTCGCATGCGTCGGGCGACCACGGCTTCCGCGTGCGCAACGACCTCGCTGCCGCGCTCCGCACCACGCGGGGCGCTCTCGACGCGGCACGCCTCGCCGCCCTGCTCGACCTGCTCGTTCCTGCGAGCCCGAGCGACGACACCTCCCTCCTCCTCGACGTCACGCGGAGCCTGCTCGGCGCGCTCGCGCGCGAGAACGACCCATCTGCCGAGGACATTTGCGTTCGAGCCCTTCTCCACCTCGCCGACGTCGCCCCGACGAACCTCTTTGTTCACGCGAACGAGATCGGTCCTGCACTCGCGGACGCCTTCGACAACCCCCCGTCGCGCCCGCTGCTCGCCGCGCTCCTCGCCGATCTCGATGCCGCCTCACGCCACGTCGATCCTTCCCGCGTGCTCTCCGAGGCGCTCGATCGAGGCGCAGGCGCCCGCCTCGCGCCGGCCGAGACGGACCCACCTCCACGCTCCGGCTCACGCACGCGCCGCGTCCGTTCCCTCGCGCGATGGCTGCCCACACCGCTCGTCACCGCGACCCTCGCCGCGCTCGCCGCGTCCGCCGAGGATGCCGCGTCCGCTGCGGTCGCCGCCGCACCCGCGCTCGCCTTCGTCTGGGCGCTCCGCCTCCTCGGCCTCGCGCAGGACGAGCGCACCTCCCCCGATCTCGCCGAGGACACGCTCTCCCTCGCCGAAGCCCTCGCGCAACGCCTCGACCCTCGCCTCGTCACCCCGAGCGCCGTCGCCGCCGCGGATCCAACCCTCCACCTCGCACACCCCGATCCTGCCGCGCTCCTCCGCGGCGTCGCGGTCGCACGAACTTCCCTCGCCGATCCTGGCGCCCTCCGCCCCGAGCGCTGGCCCGCGCCCACGCTCCCTGGCCTCTCCGATCCACGCGACGCACGGTTTGTCCTTCTCGCGTGGTCCCTCTCGACACTCGACGCGCGCGAGGCCGGCACCCATCACCTCACCTTCGCGCGGATCGCCGACGCAACGCCCCTCGCGCGCGCCGGCGCCGGCCGCCTCTCGCCCTCGCCCCTCGCCTTGCGGGGCGTCTCTTCCTCGCTCGCGCGCCTCACCACGACAAATCTGCTCCGCGTCCCCACCGCGGACGAACCCTCCCTCCGCGACGTCGTCCTCCTCTGCGCCCCGCGTGATCTCGCCGAAGCGTTCGCCCGCGACGTCGGCGTCTCCCCGCGCCTCCTCGTCGAGGCCCCGGCACCTGTACCGACCCACGTCGATCCTACGCCGCCCCTCGTCCCTCGCGATCTCCCCTTCCCCGACCTCGATCCCGCGCGCCCGCTCACCGCCCTCTTCCCACGACGAACCTCCCGTAATCCCGCGCTCGTCCCCGCGCGTGATCCTGCGCTGCCGCGCTCCCCCGTGATCGCCGGCCACATCGTCTCGGTCGGCCCCCGCGGCGAGCTTGCCGTCACCCCCGAAGGCGCCTCGTCCCCGCTCCGCCGCGTCCCTTCGGCCGTACGCAAAGACGAACGCTACCGCGCGCTCGTCCGCGGCCGCCGCGCCGAACGCGCCCGCAGGCACGAAGCCGCACGGCTCCTCGAAGACCGCATGATCAGCGCCACGCCCCTACGCGCAGACGAGCTCGCGTGGCTCCTCGACGATCCCCTCCACGCCTCGCTCCTCTCGCACCTCGTCATCACCACGCGCCCCCGTGATCCCGGGCCTCCCCGTGATCTCGCGCTCCTCTGGTCCTGGGAGCGCGCGCGTGGCCTCGGCGTTGTCCCGCTCGACTATGACGCGCGCTGGATCGGCTGGACCGACGTCGAGATCGTCCACCCGGCCCGCTTGCCCGATGCGGCCGCGTGGCGCGCACTGCTCGACGAGCTCAGCCTCAAACAGGCGCTCCCCCAGCTCTTCCGTGATCTGCGCGGCGTCCCCGACGACGAGCTCGACAGCACCGAAAGCAACGTCCTCGCGCGTCGCCTCGTCGACGCGGCCGCCCTCCGACGCGCGCTCACGGACGAGGGCTTTTGCACCGGGCCGGGGCTCGCCACGCGAACGTTTGTACATCAACCGTCCGACCAAAACGTCACGGCCTGGTTCGATGCCGGCCGTCCGCCCTGGCCGCGCGACGCTGCGTACTCTGGTGCCTTTGGTTTTTGCGATCCGAACGGCGTCGCACTCGCGTTCTCCTCCGTCCCCAGGCCTCTCGTTTGTGAGGCGCGGGCCAGCATCGACCGCGCCCTTGCGCGCGCCGCGCCACGCGCGAGATAG
- a CDS encoding ATP-binding protein translates to MASRLDLVPGEWRGRQHWTSSPAGLFLVLGTVGGTVVLRESLEPFLGASSPMLVFVLPVTICAAAGGFWLGLLATLLALGAGTFFFLEPVHALALTTPADLVRLLLFCFIGVAISAVSGRMHREVERSREAERILAERAQASATNAQHFRTLLASRTLGVASFRGDAIVEANDTFLDLLGLSSHEFAARQGKLSWRELTPREHRTADERAGRQLRTTGSCAPYEKEFFRKDGSRAPALIGGAVLLGREGRDLTGMFYVIDLSRLRRAEQALRESDARLRLALDAARAGSWAWDAVTDHLVWSERNFELYGVDPRYVPTIERWIEAIHPEDRERILDESDRMLASGAEHFRLELRVAHAAPGNRWIAILGQVHRDERGHVVRAAGLTLDITDHRNIEEAERAARAEAERASRLKDEFVATLSHELRTPLTAVLGWAQFLKRSPRGGDKLDRGLEVIERNARALAQLVSDLLDVSRIVTGKIHLDVAPFDLGAVVASAAETVRPSAEQKGVTLDIHVAPIGEPLLGDGARIEQLLWNLLSNAIKFSPSGGRVEVTVRPQRGRAVIVVRDFGQGIAPAFLPHLFERFRQEDASSSRRHGGLGLGLSIVKHITDLHGGRVSAESAGPGHGATFTVELPLPSDSRGTAARHAAPTPIRPAG, encoded by the coding sequence ATGGCGTCTCGTCTCGACCTCGTCCCGGGAGAATGGAGAGGCCGGCAGCACTGGACATCGTCCCCTGCCGGCCTCTTCCTGGTGCTCGGCACGGTGGGCGGCACGGTCGTGCTGCGCGAGAGCCTGGAGCCCTTCCTCGGCGCGTCCTCGCCCATGCTCGTCTTCGTCCTGCCGGTGACCATCTGCGCCGCGGCGGGAGGGTTCTGGCTGGGCCTGCTCGCCACGCTCCTCGCGCTCGGCGCGGGCACCTTCTTCTTCCTCGAACCCGTCCACGCGCTCGCGCTCACGACCCCCGCAGACCTCGTACGGCTCCTCCTCTTCTGCTTCATCGGCGTCGCCATCAGCGCCGTGAGCGGCCGCATGCACCGCGAGGTCGAGCGCAGCCGCGAGGCCGAGCGCATCCTCGCCGAGCGCGCGCAGGCGAGCGCCACGAACGCCCAGCACTTCCGCACCCTCCTCGCCTCCCGCACCCTCGGCGTCGCCTCCTTCCGCGGCGACGCGATCGTCGAGGCGAACGACACCTTCCTCGACCTTCTTGGTTTGAGCTCCCACGAATTCGCCGCGCGCCAAGGCAAGCTCTCGTGGCGCGAGCTCACGCCCCGCGAACACCGCACCGCCGACGAGCGTGCCGGCCGGCAGCTCCGCACGACGGGGTCTTGCGCGCCCTACGAGAAGGAGTTCTTCCGGAAAGACGGCAGCCGTGCCCCGGCCTTGATCGGCGGCGCCGTCCTCCTCGGCCGCGAAGGGCGCGACCTCACCGGCATGTTTTACGTCATCGATCTCTCGCGCCTCCGCCGCGCCGAACAGGCCCTGCGCGAGAGCGACGCCCGCCTCCGGCTCGCACTCGACGCGGCCCGCGCGGGCTCGTGGGCCTGGGACGCGGTGACGGACCACCTCGTCTGGTCCGAGCGCAACTTCGAGCTCTACGGCGTCGATCCGAGGTACGTCCCGACGATCGAACGATGGATCGAGGCCATCCACCCTGAGGATCGCGAGCGCATCCTGGACGAGTCCGACCGCATGCTCGCGAGCGGCGCCGAGCACTTCCGCCTGGAGCTCCGCGTCGCCCACGCCGCTCCCGGGAACCGCTGGATCGCCATCCTCGGCCAGGTCCACCGCGACGAGCGTGGCCACGTCGTGCGCGCCGCGGGCTTGACGCTCGACATCACCGACCACCGCAACATCGAGGAGGCCGAGCGCGCGGCCCGCGCCGAGGCCGAGCGCGCGAGCCGCCTCAAGGACGAGTTCGTCGCGACGCTCTCGCACGAGCTCCGCACGCCCCTCACCGCCGTCCTCGGCTGGGCGCAGTTCTTGAAGCGCTCGCCCCGCGGCGGCGACAAACTCGATCGCGGCCTCGAGGTCATCGAGCGCAACGCACGCGCCCTCGCCCAGCTCGTCTCCGATCTCCTCGACGTGAGCCGCATCGTCACCGGCAAGATCCACCTCGACGTCGCGCCCTTTGATCTTGGCGCCGTCGTCGCCTCCGCGGCCGAGACCGTGCGTCCCTCCGCCGAACAGAAGGGCGTCACGCTCGACATCCACGTCGCGCCGATCGGCGAACCCCTCCTCGGTGACGGCGCCCGCATCGAGCAGCTCCTCTGGAACCTCCTCTCGAACGCCATCAAGTTCTCGCCCTCGGGCGGCCGCGTCGAGGTCACGGTGCGCCCGCAGCGGGGCCGCGCCGTCATCGTCGTCCGCGACTTCGGCCAGGGCATCGCGCCCGCGTTCTTGCCGCACCTCTTCGAGCGCTTCCGCCAGGAGGACGCCTCTTCGTCGCGGCGCCACGGCGGCCTCGGCCTTGGCCTCTCCATCGTCAAGCACATCACCGATCTCCACGGCGGCCGCGTGTCTGCCGAGAGCGCGGGCCCGGGCCACGGCGCGACGTTCACCGTCGAGCTCCCGCTCCCCTCCGACAGCCGCGGCACGGCCGCTCGCCACGCCGCGCCCACGCCCATACGACCTGCCGGCTGA